The DNA segment TTGTGTCGCAAAGCGAAACTCATCAGAGCGATCGCTATTCCCAAAGCTATGACTAAAAATACTAATAATAGAGAAGCTGTAATTAATTGTGACCCAAGCTGAATTAGCTCTGTTGGATGGGTCAAATCGGGCAAACCTGGAACGCCCTGGCTAGTAGAAGACATTGTTGGTTTTTCACATAATTTGAAACATCAGACTTCTAAAACCTCACAAAAGTTTCAAACAAAAATCCCCGACTTATTCTATCAGTCGGGGACTATAGTGATTAGCACTCTTTTATGACTCTGATGAAATAAAAAAATGTAGGTTGGGTTGAACTTTAGTGAAATCCAAAAAAACCAAGGATTTTTCGTGTTGGGTTACTCTACGAGAAGGCTGCGCCTACGTTCCTCAACCCAACCTACTCGTAAATTTATCAAAGCCTTAACAATCAAGGATTATGAATTTTTATCTAACGAGAGTAATAGAAGAGCGTTAGTAATCAGAAATTATTTTTTTTGATGATTATTTGCTACTCGACAAACAATTTCCATAGAAGCAGCATCAGGAGTTTTTGGCTTAGGAAAAATTTCCTGCTCGGTTTTATCTTCACTGGTTAATTTACCATTGGCAGCGTAGAGGGAAAACTTTTTAGTAAATAATCTACCTTGACTACAAGCTGCATGAAGCCTTCTTTTAGCTATACCTTCGCCATGTTGTTGGACAAGAGTAAAGTTAGTGCCATTGATAGAGGCCAAATCTAAAGCGATGGGAAAACCTCGTTGATCTGCGCCTACTTGAAGATAAAAATTATTACTCTTTGCTTCGGCAATAGCGCTCCGCCCACTGTAGGTAATTGCTATTCCGTTTAATGTCAATGAGGCAATTACCATTAAGCCGCTAAATGGTTTTAAAAACATCAGATATAAATTGAATAACTATATTTTCTTTGTATTCATAAAACTTATTTTTTGGCGCGGTAAAATCACGGGAAATGATTAAATTCAAGATACAACTATGAAAATTTTCATCTTTTAGCAAAAAATAACCGTAGCGGGAAAACTACGGTTATTGAATTAAAATACTAAACTCTAATATTTGCCGAAAATTTGCAAAATGTAAATTCAGATATTTAACTATCTGTCATTTATTTTGAACATACATTATAGCTATTGTAAATCTATTCGTCATCACTGAATTTAGCTATTTAACAGATAAAAATTTTCTCTTGTTTTCTGTAAATTCTGTGTATTTATTAGGTTTATATAGGAATCCTATTTGATTTGTGAACAAGACCAAGAGATAATACGGAGAGGGATAAAAGTCTAATAGTAAACAATGAAAAGTCAGCATTTACAAGCTACTACACTTGCGGGGGAAGTATCGCAGCAATATTTAAAAGAGGAAACTGCACTGAATGCGATTGCTGAATTACAAGATTTTATAGATATGTGTCCAGATGCGCGTGAAGTAAGGAAAGCATTGGCAGTCAAGCTAGTTTATCAAGGTTACTTGTATGATGAAATCCAAAAAATTTTAGACGTATCGCGAGGGTCAATCACAGGCTGGAAGCAAGCCTATGAAGAAACTGGAATTGACGGACTGCGACTAAACTACAAAGGGAGAAAGAGCTATCTGAATGCTAAACAACTCCAAGAGGTGTTGAGCTGGCTACAAACAAAAGATTGTTGGGAGCTTGGGGAACTAGAGTATCAACTAGCTTTTGAGTATGACGTAGTTTATGAGTCAAAGCAAAGCTACTACGACTTGTTCTCCGAAGCAGGAATCAGTTGGAAGAAAACCACAAAGGTAAATCCGAAAGCCGATGAGAATGCTGTTGCAGAAAAAAAAAGAGATTGAAACATTGCTGGCAAATAACCGAGAAGAAATCGAAACAGGAAAGTTAAGAGTATTGTTAATTGATGAGTGTCATTTAATGTGGGGAGATTTAAGTGGTTATGTATGGGGAAAAAGTGACCAAGAAATCGCAGTCCCAGTTGTCAACGAGCGAGATAAGCAGACATACTATGGGGCAGTTGACTATCTCCTTGGAGAATTAGTTCTCAAAGCTTATGATGCTGGAAACTCAAAAAATACTATCAACTACCTAGAATACTTACTAGCTAACTCTCCCGACCAGCGATTACTAATTTTTTGGGATGGGGCTAGCTACCACCGTTCCAAGGAAATTAGAGGTTTCTTGGACTCTGTTAATCAAAGCTTACCAACCGAGCAATGGAAAATACACTGTGTCCGTTTTGCCCCTAATTGCCCAGTACAAAATCCGATAGAGGATATTTGGTTACAAGCCAAAACATGGGTTAGACGTTTTTGTGCTTTAATTCCTTCATTTTCACATTTAAAGTGGATATTTGAGTGGTTTATTAGACACACTACCTTTGATTTTGACACTCTACAGATGTACGGAACTTATTCAAAAATCAAATAGGATTCCTATAGAATATAAGACTTTGATTTTTACAGTATTTTTACAGAATTTATTCGATCTAAAAAATACACTTAAAAGACAAAATACGAGATTTTCAGTTTTAATGAATACCCAATAAGTATAGGAATCCGATTTGGTTATTGTTGGCGTAGCCTGTGCTTGCGTATAAATATCTAAGTATCTGTAGGGTGGGCATTGCCCACCGTCACTTGCTTCTAGCCGAGAAACCAGTAAGGTCGCAGTGGCTCTCCTACATATATTTCAGAAATCTGATCTCAACAGAAAATCTTTGGGTATAAGTCCTAATTAGTATGCCAATTGGTAATTTTATTCCTACATATAAAAAATGTGGTAAATATTACTAAGTATATGTTCAATGGCTGTACTTTTAATTAATCACCGGATTTCCAGAATTCATATATCTAATAAATAAAGATACAAAAAATACTTTTTGCAGTGAGAATACTTGTCACAATGAGGATAAAGAATTTTAAATTTTGCATGAGTGAATTTTAAATTTATTCACAGAGAGTAGAGCTATAGTGTATTTAGCAATGCTGCTGTTGGTGTGGCTGAGGTTAACGCCGAATGCCCAGGTATTTTTTATGAATTAGTTTGGAAAGACCTACTCGATGACAGGCAAAAACGCAAGACATAATGCTTTTCTGCGGCTAGTGTCTGGTAACGGAGCAGCATTTGGGTCAGAATCTCGCTACTCGCTTACCAGTAAAGAAGTGGTAATTGGACGTGACCCCAGCTGCCAAGTTGTTTTAGATGCCATGATGTATCGGATGGTATCCCGTCGTCATGCTGTGGTTCGTCCCGTTGCTTCATCTGTAGATAGCAAATTTAGCTGGGTACTTTGTGATTTGAATAGTGCCAACGGTACTTATTTAAATGGTCAACGCTTGTACGGATGCCAGGAGTTACACGCAGGCGATCGCATTTCTTTGGGTGCTGATGGGCCGCAATTCCTGTTTGAGTACGCAGTCGCTCCCCAACCGACAATCATCACTAACCAAGTTGCACCCCTACCCTCAGCCAAGCACCCCCCTAAACCAGATTCGGTGAGCTTCACCCAGCTGTTTCCGATTATTTCCACTGGTAAGGATTTAACACGCAAAGCTTATCTTGTCCCAGGAATACTGACAGTAGTATTTGTGGTGTTAATGTTTGCAACTGTGGGTAGGCCACAAGCCAATCAAGTGATTGTCGCAACTTATATAGCTTTGGCTGCTTACTATTTTATTTACCGACTTTGCGGCAAGCCTAAACCTTGGTGGGTGTTAGTTGGTGCGGCTTTGAGTACAACACTGATTTTACTCAGTCCCTTATTAAATTTATTTATTTTCATTTTTCGGGAAGTCCTTCCTGGTAGCGTACCACCCATAGATCAGCCTGTCAGCAGCCTCACAGAATTATTTGTGGGGTACTTTTTTGGTGCTGGCTTAATGGAAGAATTACTCAAAGCTTTGCCCATATTGGGAGTATATCTCATTGCTTTGGGACTACCACCCGCTTGGCGAGAACGTGTCGGTGTTTGGGAACCTTTGGATGGTATTCTCTTGGGAACGGCTTCGGCTGTAGGCTTTACCTTATTGGAAACTCTGGGACAATATGTACCAGCTGCGTCCTTACAAGCAGGTACAGAAGTGGGTTTACAAGTTTTGATTGCTCGAATCTTAGGCTTGCCAGCCGGCCACATGGCTTATAGTGGTTATCTGGGATATTTTATCGGGTTAGCTGCTCTTAAACCCCGTCATGCTAAACAAATTCTCGCCGTTGGCTACCTCAGCGCCGCCGCACTTCACGCTTTATGGAATACAGCCGGACACAGTAATAATTTACTCTTAGTTGTTGTTGGGGTCTTGTCTTATGCTTTCTTGATGGCAGCGATTCTTAAAGCTAGAGCTTTATCGCCAACGCGATCGCAAAATTTTGCCACCCGTTTTCTTGATCCTAAATCCTAAATAGATTCCTGAGTAAGGGTCGATGACTCAACTGAGCGTTCTAATGAGCGCTCACACCTAAATCTTTGCCAAACTTTGTTTCTCTCTCTTAGGGTAGATTGCGCTAATTTTTGCATAGGCTTATGGTTACACTATGGTGTTTCCTTGTGCCTAAAAACCTAACACTCAAAAACTAAAAAAATCCGACAAAAGTGTCACCTGTGAGCAAAATCACTGTTCACGGGAAAAGTATCAAGGTCAAAATATATAAAAAAGCTTTAGAATTTAAGACTCTGACGGAGAATCATTGAGTTGTCTGATTGCATAGTAAGCGATCGCTACACTTAACTTTGCTTGCTCAACTTCTGATAGAGCAGACCACTCTTGATTATTAACGTTATCAACTATAGATGTTAAATTTTGCCCTTCGCTGCTCCGCATGGAATAAGCATAGGGACGGGCGAAAATCAACAAGTCATCTGCTTCCCATGTGGGTAATACACTCTGTACACACTCTACTAGTTGTTCGCCTAGAGATTGTTGAGAAGCGAAAATTTCTGCTGCTTTGGTGGCGATCGCATTTAGCCAATTTTGTGGGATACCAGTCGCAAAAGCTGTATGTAAATTTTCTTGAAGATGATCTACAACTACCGACAACGTAGTATGATTGTAGTATGAAGAAGGTGTTACTCCTGACCATAGGTGATCTAGTTTGTCGTAAAAAACCTGCGCCCTGGTGGTAAATTCTTCATCAGATACATCTTGAGCAAATTTACGCTCTAGTTCTTCAAAATATGTTTCTGACTCATCGTCAGAGGGATTCCAAGGATAGGCTGCATCCTCTGGTTCTAATAAAGCTGCTAATAAATCTAATTCCATTTGAGATACTACAGAATGGCAAGCGTCTGAACCGTTAGTTTTATGAGTCATTGATTGCCTCCTGATAAATTGATTTAGTTGACATTGACAGCTACAGCACTCAGATTTGGATTTCCGCAAAAAAAAACGTTTTTTTATAATCTTCAAATTAGTCGTTTACTGCATTGGCTATATCAGTTGTTAGTCGCCATTTGTTTTTTATCTAGTTTAATGCCTAGTTTTATTGTGGACTGTTTTTCCAAAACTTTGGCTATTAACTCATGACAAAATCTCCCTTACCTGATGAATAAAAATTTTTCAAGGTAATTCCCCTAGCCCAATAGATATAGCTGTTGAATGTTGACTGTATGACAGACTTGGAAGCCTTTTATTGTTAGGGTTTTATCTTTGCTTGATGTCCTAATATGTCTGGCCAAAGCTATAACAGAGGTGACGATGGTGATCGATTCTAGATATTTTCCCAATTGAGAAGATAAAATCACACGGGTAGAAGCCCATAATCAAATTATGAAAATATCTCTTCCCCATGATTCATTCAAGAATCTTCAATAATAAATTCCCAGATTTCACCTCTTGAACTACCAAACTTTAACTGCATACCTGATTTTAACGGAACTTCCTCCCGCAGAAGTTGTTGCCAACCATTAGACCCTAAAAACCAGGTCGTGCCATAAGTGGAGAAATCTTGGAGATAATAAGTTCGGGCTTGATTACCAGTAAAATTATTCCGGCACAAAATTTCGGCGTGTCGCTTAGAAACAGAAAGTTCCGGGATAACGATATCATTATCTTTTGTCCGACCGATACGTGTGACACCAGTTCTTAAAAACCAGCTGCGGCCTCCGGGGGAGAGCGATCGCAATGAGGCGATCGGCATTGAAGAATTAGAGTTAGGAATAGCAGTATCGGGCATTTCCGTTACACTTTCATCAAAACTTTTGATGAGTTCACCATCAAAATCTGGATGTAAGTAGAGAACAGGTAAAGTCCAAGCGGGTTGATTGTACTTATATAGTGTTAACAGTTCTTGTCTGGCTTCCGCCACTGCTTCATCGATGGGCTTGCGCGATCGCAATGCTTCGGCAAAGGCTTGAATAAAACTGTGGCTTTCATGATCAGCGATTTCATCCCGCATCGCCAAAACTGCCGGCACACCATGACGAATTAAAACTTCTGCCAAACTACTAGCAGGAATGGCCTGATGATTAATAGCTGCTGGTTGCGCTCCCCAACAAGCGTTAAATACAGCCAACTTTAAAGCGCTGCGGGTTAATACTTGGGATAATTCTATGCCGTTCAGGCTCATTCCTGGGCGCAAAAACAACAATCCCCCATCTGGGCCTGGTAGACCATGACCAGCGTAGAAAAATACATTATATGCTTTTGTTTCTAACTCTTGAATTAACTCTTGGGGTGTAGGCTGGATGAGAGTTTTAACTGTACATGGCGCATAACCCTGACCATAACCAGCTACTTGACCACCAGTTAACAGGGTTTTTTCTAGGATAGCGGCTTCTGTTTGCAGTTGCAGGTTTTGATCGTGTCCGAGAACCAGCAGCACCTTTAAAGCTTGATCGATACGTAAATATGGTAAAGCCTCAACTTCACTGGTGGTACGACTAAATAACACATCTGGGGAGAGGGATACAGCAGGCTGTCCTGGTTCCCGTTGCATAATTTCCCAAGGTAGGGCGATTAAATCTGGGTCACGAATTTCCAGACGAAAGCGCAGACGTGTATGTTGACCCATAGCGATACCGCGACTACGTTCCAGACTCCCCAGAATTGGCCCCTCGAATATCCAACGCCATAAATTCATCCCCAGGTATTGCATGAGGCGACTACTATAACCAGTGGTTTGCCCGGAGGGGAGCGAGACTATATTCCCCGGAACTGAGTTTGTTAATGGAGGTTTCGTATCTGAAGAAATGTGAATACCACTATGACCAGCAAACATTTGCTGCCATTCTTGCCAAACTTGACTGAGTTCGGCAGGCCAAGTACAGTCACGCAAAACATAGCCACTGGGATAGGGAGCCTTTACCACCCAAATGGCGAAACTATCTTTGCCAGTGTTGATGAGACGGGCGATCGCCAGATTCAGGGAGGGCATGGATTAGCACACTACGAGGTAAGAACAATTCAAAATTATGGTTACTGAGGCTGTCGCAGTCGAGATATTTTGCCTACGCGCCGCTATGGGTATTCAGTAGGGGAATTTTGCCCAGACTGAAACTACTTGTAGACTTAGCGCCAAGTCTGTAGCAAGATCCCGTAGAGTGCGCCGGCCGCTGGCGTTAGCGAGTCCGCGTTCGCTTTTAGCGTCTCGTAGAGAGCGTCACAGAGGGGCGTGAAACTCTTGAATTTACGATAATTGCCAACTGTAATTTTTCTTAAGAAAAACTTTTGGCTTGTAAATTGCGTTTTGTTATTATCTGTATTATTTCAGGTTTTTATCAGTTTATCGATTATTTGATTCATCTGCACCTGGATTGTTAGGAGTATTTGCTGCTGGAGGTGAGATGTCTCGTGGCAGAGAGATACTATCACAAGGGCTGTCTTGATTGGGTTGTAAAACTGTCACAGCAAATCGTTTCAGTTGAGCTAATTCCGTTTTGATTGGTTGATCTGAAGGTGGCAGAGGTTCTGTGGCTAAATTATTAGTGCTAGCTGGCTGGGGGTTACAAAGACGTAAATATACTTCATAAATCCCTGGAGCAGGTTGAGGATTGAATTTTTTATCAATCACTTCTAAAAAACTTTCTGGGGGTAACTTTTGTTGATTGAAGGTGATTTCACTGTTAGTTTTAATTATCCATCCAGGTGCGAGATTATTCACCGATCGCTGCTGTACTTTGGGACTCTGGGTGGCTGATGGTAAAGTCCCAGTTGGGGTGACTGTGGGATTGGCGTATGGCGATCGCAGTAACATGACCCAATATCCCAAGACACCAGCTGTCGCCACCAAGATTAACGGCACGATGAGATTTAGGGGTAGTTTGCTGATTCTATTGGGTAAGTTGCTGGGAACTACTTTAGTTTTTTGTTCTGGTTTAGCCTCTAGTAAGGTTGGCTGTAGCCCTCTTGATGTCAGATTTACAGTTTTGATATGAGTGCTGTCGGGAACAACGGCCTTCAGAGTGATTTGTGGTTCGGTGTATTTAATTCGACAATTGACTAGGGCGATCGTCACATTATCATGTCCATTCTTCGTGTTAGCGATGTCTACCAATCGCTCAACCACGTTAACTATATTATTTTCTTCACCCGTGAGAATTGGTAAAATCTCCGTTTCCCAATAGTCTTCTACACGGTCAAAATCACTTAACCCGTCGGAAGTCAACAGAAACACCCCATCTTCATCGAGGATAAATCGTTGCGCTGTGGGATGTAGTGAACTGCTGGGACTCATGCCTAAAGCTTGCACCAGCGAACCTGAACCACCTTGTTGTACCGCTTCACGGTAGACAGCGTAGCCTAATCTTACTTCCCGTGATGCCACATCATCATCAAGGGTAACTTGATAACAACCGTGACGGGTGATCCAATAGGCGCGACTGTCGCCGACGTGGGTAATATACATTTCGTGGGCAATAGGTAAAGCCATCACCAAGGTTGTACCCATGCGTTTTCGCCCTTGGCGATTTTCGCTGTCATTGCGCTGACTAATTTTGTCGTTGGCAACGGCTGCTGCCCGTTCTAAATCAGCTATCAACAGTGATGGTTCAATGTGGTCTGGTGGTACGTTGGTCAGCTGTTGTACCTGTTTCTGGATAGTTTCAATTGCTAAATTAGAAGCAACATTGCCGCCTTCATGTCCACCAATGCCATCACAAACAATAGCCAAGGCAGTGGGT comes from the Nostoc sp. PCC 7120 = FACHB-418 genome and includes:
- a CDS encoding PrsW family glutamic-type intramembrane protease gives rise to the protein MTGKNARHNAFLRLVSGNGAAFGSESRYSLTSKEVVIGRDPSCQVVLDAMMYRMVSRRHAVVRPVASSVDSKFSWVLCDLNSANGTYLNGQRLYGCQELHAGDRISLGADGPQFLFEYAVAPQPTIITNQVAPLPSAKHPPKPDSVSFTQLFPIISTGKDLTRKAYLVPGILTVVFVVLMFATVGRPQANQVIVATYIALAAYYFIYRLCGKPKPWWVLVGAALSTTLILLSPLLNLFIFIFREVLPGSVPPIDQPVSSLTELFVGYFFGAGLMEELLKALPILGVYLIALGLPPAWRERVGVWEPLDGILLGTASAVGFTLLETLGQYVPAASLQAGTEVGLQVLIARILGLPAGHMAYSGYLGYFIGLAALKPRHAKQILAVGYLSAAALHALWNTAGHSNNLLLVVVGVLSYAFLMAAILKARALSPTRSQNFATRFLDPKS
- a CDS encoding CHAT domain-containing protein, which produces MPSLNLAIARLINTGKDSFAIWVVKAPYPSGYVLRDCTWPAELSQVWQEWQQMFAGHSGIHISSDTKPPLTNSVPGNIVSLPSGQTTGYSSRLMQYLGMNLWRWIFEGPILGSLERSRGIAMGQHTRLRFRLEIRDPDLIALPWEIMQREPGQPAVSLSPDVLFSRTTSEVEALPYLRIDQALKVLLVLGHDQNLQLQTEAAILEKTLLTGGQVAGYGQGYAPCTVKTLIQPTPQELIQELETKAYNVFFYAGHGLPGPDGGLLFLRPGMSLNGIELSQVLTRSALKLAVFNACWGAQPAAINHQAIPASSLAEVLIRHGVPAVLAMRDEIADHESHSFIQAFAEALRSRKPIDEAVAEARQELLTLYKYNQPAWTLPVLYLHPDFDGELIKSFDESVTEMPDTAIPNSNSSMPIASLRSLSPGGRSWFLRTGVTRIGRTKDNDIVIPELSVSKRHAEILCRNNFTGNQARTYYLQDFSTYGTTWFLGSNGWQQLLREEVPLKSGMQLKFGSSRGEIWEFIIEDS
- a CDS encoding PP2C family serine/threonine-protein phosphatase; amino-acid sequence: MENDAATLYCPNELCQAANPLTHKFCQRCSTPLPKRYLWVVGDSLSIGSTGEILADRYLIINQSVVLDTKPGLLPQAPDLENTHPIRPYLRLIPYRLNIPQVYGMLPITDGYVHSQVLLLEKSPLFADNLAQQVHLCSEFTDAWRYATSMRQLHWLWQIANLWQPFKSEGVVSSLLNPYLLRVEGPLVRLLELHSDSTTALELPQLGEFWQQLHQEAKPAIAEFVQQISHLLIQGEIKSSEVLVAVLDRGLAELSKSQTPTIQIATKTDTGPSRQRNEDACYPPSGTLLSKPPQPTALAIVCDGIGGHEGGNVASNLAIETIQKQVQQLTNVPPDHIEPSLLIADLERAAAVANDKISQRNDSENRQGRKRMGTTLVMALPIAHEMYITHVGDSRAYWITRHGCYQVTLDDDVASREVRLGYAVYREAVQQGGSGSLVQALGMSPSSSLHPTAQRFILDEDGVFLLTSDGLSDFDRVEDYWETEILPILTGEENNIVNVVERLVDIANTKNGHDNVTIALVNCRIKYTEPQITLKAVVPDSTHIKTVNLTSRGLQPTLLEAKPEQKTKVVPSNLPNRISKLPLNLIVPLILVATAGVLGYWVMLLRSPYANPTVTPTGTLPSATQSPKVQQRSVNNLAPGWIIKTNSEITFNQQKLPPESFLEVIDKKFNPQPAPGIYEVYLRLCNPQPASTNNLATEPLPPSDQPIKTELAQLKRFAVTVLQPNQDSPCDSISLPRDISPPAANTPNNPGADESNNR
- a CDS encoding IS630-like element IS895 family transposase (programmed frameshift), producing MKSQHLQATTLAGEVSQQYLKEETALNAIAELQDFIDMCPDAREVRKALAVKLVYQGYLYDEIQKILDVSRGSITGWKQAYEETGIDGLRLNYKGRKSYLNAKQLQEVLSWLQTKDCWELGELEYQLAFEYDVVYESKQSYYDLFSEAGISWKKTTKVNPKADENAVAEKKKEIETLLANNREEIETGKLRVLLIDECHLMWGDLSGYVWGKSDQEIAVPVVNERDKQTYYGAVDYLLGELVLKAYDAGNSKNTINYLEYLLANSPDQRLLIFWDGASYHRSKEIRGFLDSVNQSLPTEQWKIHCVRFAPNCPVQNPIEDIWLQAKTWVRRFCALIPSFSHLKWIFEWFIRHTTFDFDTLQMYGTYSKIK